A region of Peromyscus maniculatus bairdii isolate BWxNUB_F1_BW_parent chromosome 7, HU_Pman_BW_mat_3.1, whole genome shotgun sequence DNA encodes the following proteins:
- the Ccdc159 gene encoding coiled-coil domain-containing protein 159 isoform X10 gives MGEHEQVVCGSDPLLAGLPRDPDYCVSHLRSPPSLSITSWPANQKRGSSSDRALDCMTRWSRTLEPEIVNATSEQTPRIVDWGPEWDSASQPHEAASYSNLDLHKEHCHDQELVKRNHSPTKKSPEPGSSKVKVKNAMLIPDAQKLLRCELESLRTQLQAQTKAFEFLNHSVTMLEKESCLQQIKIQQLEEVLSPTSRQGEKEGQKWGTEQSRQELYGALAQGLQGLQKTLRDGEEMQRSRTARCLQLLAQEIRDSKKFLWEELELVREEVTFIYQKLQAQEDEISENLLNIQKVQKTQVKCRKVLTKMKQQAYEPSSWPEAEEGPLESSGCWKDDLQKELSDIWLQGTPVPEFSVSLLGLRF, from the exons ATGGGAGAGCATGAACAGGTGGTATGTGGTAG CGACCCTCTTTTGGCTGGCCTGCCCCGGGACCCTGACTACTGTGTATCTCATCTCCGCTCACCTCCTTCACTCTCCATCACATCTTGGCCTGCCAACCAGAAGAGGG GGTCCTCCTCAGACAGGGCTTTGGACTGTATGACCCGCTGGTCCAGGACCTTGGAGCCTGAGATCGTCAACGCTACTTCAGAACAAACACCGAGGATTGTGGATTGGGGGCCGGAGTGGGACTCggcatctcagcctcatgagGCTGCCTCCTATTCCAACTTAGACCTGCACAAGGAACATTGTCATGACCAGGAGCTTGTGAAGAGGAACCACAGCCCAACCAAG aAGTCCCCGGAGCCTGGCTCTTCTAAAGTAAAAG TTAAGAACGCCATGCTAATCCCTGATGCTCAGAAGCTCTTGCGATGTGAACTAGAGTCTCTCAGGACCCAGTTGCAGGCTCAGACCAAG gctttTGAGTTCCTGAACCACTCTGTGaccatgctggagaaggagagctGCCTACAGCAGATCAAAATCCAGCAGCTTGAAG AAGTGTTGAGCCCCACAAGCCgccaaggagagaaggaaggccaGAAGTGGGGCACTGAGCAGAGTCGGCAGGAGCTGTATGGGGCCCTGGCCCAAGGTCTGCAGGGCTTGCAGAAGACTCTGAGGGACGGTGAGGAGATGCAACGGTCCCGCACGGCTCGCTGCCTACAGCTGCTGGCCCAGGAGATCCGGGACAG CAAGAAATTCCTGtgggaggagctggagctggTGCGGGAAGAAGTGACTTTCATCTATCAGAAGCTCC AAGCCCAGGAGGATGAGATCTCAGAGAACCTCTTGAATATCCAGAAGGTGCAGAAAACCCAGGTGAAGTGCCGGAAG GTTCTGACCAAGATGAAGCAGCAGGCATATGAGCCATCTTCATGGCCAGAGGCTGAGGAGGGCCCTTTGGAAAGCAGTGGCTGCTGGAAGGATGATTTACAGAAGGAGCTGAGTGACATATG gctccAAGGAACACCGGTGCCTGAGTTCTCAGTATCCCTCCTGGGACTCCGATTCTGA
- the Ccdc159 gene encoding coiled-coil domain-containing protein 159 isoform X1 — translation MGEHEQVVCGSDPLLAGLPRDPDYCVSHLRSPPSLSITSWPANQKRGSSSDRALDCMTRWSRTLEPEIVNATSEQTPRIVDWGPEWDSASQPHEAASYSNLDLHKEHCHDQELVKRNHSPTKKSPEPGSSKVKVKNAMLIPDAQKLLRCELESLRTQLQAQTKAFEFLNHSVTMLEKESCLQQIKIQQLEEVLSPTSRQGEKEGQKWGTEQSRQELYGALAQGLQGLQKTLRDGEEMQRSRTARCLQLLAQEIRDSKKFLWEELELVREEVTFIYQKLQAQEDEISENLLNIQKVQKTQVKCRKVLTKMKQQAYEPSSWPEAEEGPLESSGCWKDDLQKELSDICVSWGPVSLSPHRSAVHSLQSSIDCLALSVGTKPRASSLRGSKEHRCLSSQYPSWDSDSDWERPFSKSGSYPPGTDPPQPLTIPYHLAPL, via the exons ATGGGAGAGCATGAACAGGTGGTATGTGGTAG CGACCCTCTTTTGGCTGGCCTGCCCCGGGACCCTGACTACTGTGTATCTCATCTCCGCTCACCTCCTTCACTCTCCATCACATCTTGGCCTGCCAACCAGAAGAGGG GGTCCTCCTCAGACAGGGCTTTGGACTGTATGACCCGCTGGTCCAGGACCTTGGAGCCTGAGATCGTCAACGCTACTTCAGAACAAACACCGAGGATTGTGGATTGGGGGCCGGAGTGGGACTCggcatctcagcctcatgagGCTGCCTCCTATTCCAACTTAGACCTGCACAAGGAACATTGTCATGACCAGGAGCTTGTGAAGAGGAACCACAGCCCAACCAAG aAGTCCCCGGAGCCTGGCTCTTCTAAAGTAAAAG TTAAGAACGCCATGCTAATCCCTGATGCTCAGAAGCTCTTGCGATGTGAACTAGAGTCTCTCAGGACCCAGTTGCAGGCTCAGACCAAG gctttTGAGTTCCTGAACCACTCTGTGaccatgctggagaaggagagctGCCTACAGCAGATCAAAATCCAGCAGCTTGAAG AAGTGTTGAGCCCCACAAGCCgccaaggagagaaggaaggccaGAAGTGGGGCACTGAGCAGAGTCGGCAGGAGCTGTATGGGGCCCTGGCCCAAGGTCTGCAGGGCTTGCAGAAGACTCTGAGGGACGGTGAGGAGATGCAACGGTCCCGCACGGCTCGCTGCCTACAGCTGCTGGCCCAGGAGATCCGGGACAG CAAGAAATTCCTGtgggaggagctggagctggTGCGGGAAGAAGTGACTTTCATCTATCAGAAGCTCC AAGCCCAGGAGGATGAGATCTCAGAGAACCTCTTGAATATCCAGAAGGTGCAGAAAACCCAGGTGAAGTGCCGGAAG GTTCTGACCAAGATGAAGCAGCAGGCATATGAGCCATCTTCATGGCCAGAGGCTGAGGAGGGCCCTTTGGAAAGCAGTGGCTGCTGGAAGGATGATTTACAGAAGGAGCTGAGTGACATATG TGTCTCTTGGGGCCCCGTCTCTCTGTCCCCCCACAGGTCTGCTGTCCACAGTCTGCAGAGCTCCATCGATTGTCTTGCCTTGTCCGTGGGCACCAAGCCCAGAGCCTCCAGTCTCAGGG gctccAAGGAACACCGGTGCCTGAGTTCTCAGTATCCCTCCTGGGACTCCGATTCTGACTGGGAGAGACCTTTCAGCAAGAGTGGATCCTATCCTCCTGGTACAGACCCTCCTCAGCCTCTTACCATCCCTTACCATCTGGCCCCCTTGTGA
- the Ccdc159 gene encoding coiled-coil domain-containing protein 159 isoform X6 produces the protein MGEHEQVVCGSDPLLAGLPRDPDYCVSHLRSPPSLSITSWPANQKRGSSSDRALDCMTRWSRTLEPEIVNATSEQTPRIVDWGPEWDSASQPHEAASYSNLDLHKEHCHDQELVKRNHSPTKKSPEPGSSKVKVKNAMLIPDAQKLLRCELESLRTQLQAQTKAFEFLNHSVTMLEKESCLQQIKIQQLEEVLSPTSRQGEKEGQKWGTEQSRQELYGALAQGLQGLQKTLRDGEEMQRSRTARCLQLLAQEIRDSKKFLWEELELVREEVTFIYQKLQAQEDEISENLLNIQKVQKTQVKCRKVLTKMKQQAYEPSSWPEAEEGPLESSGCWKDDLQKELSDICVSWGPVSLSPHRSAVHSLQSSIDCLALSVGTKPRASSLRGSKEHRCLSSQYPSWDSDSDWERPFSKSGSYPPA, from the exons ATGGGAGAGCATGAACAGGTGGTATGTGGTAG CGACCCTCTTTTGGCTGGCCTGCCCCGGGACCCTGACTACTGTGTATCTCATCTCCGCTCACCTCCTTCACTCTCCATCACATCTTGGCCTGCCAACCAGAAGAGGG GGTCCTCCTCAGACAGGGCTTTGGACTGTATGACCCGCTGGTCCAGGACCTTGGAGCCTGAGATCGTCAACGCTACTTCAGAACAAACACCGAGGATTGTGGATTGGGGGCCGGAGTGGGACTCggcatctcagcctcatgagGCTGCCTCCTATTCCAACTTAGACCTGCACAAGGAACATTGTCATGACCAGGAGCTTGTGAAGAGGAACCACAGCCCAACCAAG aAGTCCCCGGAGCCTGGCTCTTCTAAAGTAAAAG TTAAGAACGCCATGCTAATCCCTGATGCTCAGAAGCTCTTGCGATGTGAACTAGAGTCTCTCAGGACCCAGTTGCAGGCTCAGACCAAG gctttTGAGTTCCTGAACCACTCTGTGaccatgctggagaaggagagctGCCTACAGCAGATCAAAATCCAGCAGCTTGAAG AAGTGTTGAGCCCCACAAGCCgccaaggagagaaggaaggccaGAAGTGGGGCACTGAGCAGAGTCGGCAGGAGCTGTATGGGGCCCTGGCCCAAGGTCTGCAGGGCTTGCAGAAGACTCTGAGGGACGGTGAGGAGATGCAACGGTCCCGCACGGCTCGCTGCCTACAGCTGCTGGCCCAGGAGATCCGGGACAG CAAGAAATTCCTGtgggaggagctggagctggTGCGGGAAGAAGTGACTTTCATCTATCAGAAGCTCC AAGCCCAGGAGGATGAGATCTCAGAGAACCTCTTGAATATCCAGAAGGTGCAGAAAACCCAGGTGAAGTGCCGGAAG GTTCTGACCAAGATGAAGCAGCAGGCATATGAGCCATCTTCATGGCCAGAGGCTGAGGAGGGCCCTTTGGAAAGCAGTGGCTGCTGGAAGGATGATTTACAGAAGGAGCTGAGTGACATATG TGTCTCTTGGGGCCCCGTCTCTCTGTCCCCCCACAGGTCTGCTGTCCACAGTCTGCAGAGCTCCATCGATTGTCTTGCCTTGTCCGTGGGCACCAAGCCCAGAGCCTCCAGTCTCAGGG gctccAAGGAACACCGGTGCCTGAGTTCTCAGTATCCCTCCTGGGACTCCGATTCTGACTGGGAGAGACCTTTCAGCAAGAGTGGATCCTATCCTCCTG CTTGA
- the Ccdc159 gene encoding coiled-coil domain-containing protein 159 isoform X5: MGEHEQVVCGSDPLLAGLPRDPDYCVSHLRSPPSLSITSWPANQKRGSSSDRALDCMTRWSRTLEPEIVNATSEQTPRIVDWGPEWDSASQPHEAASYSNLDLHKEHCHDQELVKRNHSPTKKSPEPGSSKVKVKNAMLIPDAQKLLRCELESLRTQLQAQTKAFEFLNHSVTMLEKESCLQQIKIQQLEEVLSPTSRQGEKEGQKWGTEQSRQELYGALAQGLQGLQKTLRDGEEMQRSRTARCLQLLAQEIRDSKKFLWEELELVREEVTFIYQKLQAQEDEISENLLNIQKVQKTQVKCRKVLTKMKQQAYEPSSWPEAEEGPLESSGCWKDDLQKELSDIWSAVHSLQSSIDCLALSVGTKPRASSLRGSKEHRCLSSQYPSWDSDSDWERPFSKSGSYPPGTDPPQPLTIPYHLAPL, from the exons ATGGGAGAGCATGAACAGGTGGTATGTGGTAG CGACCCTCTTTTGGCTGGCCTGCCCCGGGACCCTGACTACTGTGTATCTCATCTCCGCTCACCTCCTTCACTCTCCATCACATCTTGGCCTGCCAACCAGAAGAGGG GGTCCTCCTCAGACAGGGCTTTGGACTGTATGACCCGCTGGTCCAGGACCTTGGAGCCTGAGATCGTCAACGCTACTTCAGAACAAACACCGAGGATTGTGGATTGGGGGCCGGAGTGGGACTCggcatctcagcctcatgagGCTGCCTCCTATTCCAACTTAGACCTGCACAAGGAACATTGTCATGACCAGGAGCTTGTGAAGAGGAACCACAGCCCAACCAAG aAGTCCCCGGAGCCTGGCTCTTCTAAAGTAAAAG TTAAGAACGCCATGCTAATCCCTGATGCTCAGAAGCTCTTGCGATGTGAACTAGAGTCTCTCAGGACCCAGTTGCAGGCTCAGACCAAG gctttTGAGTTCCTGAACCACTCTGTGaccatgctggagaaggagagctGCCTACAGCAGATCAAAATCCAGCAGCTTGAAG AAGTGTTGAGCCCCACAAGCCgccaaggagagaaggaaggccaGAAGTGGGGCACTGAGCAGAGTCGGCAGGAGCTGTATGGGGCCCTGGCCCAAGGTCTGCAGGGCTTGCAGAAGACTCTGAGGGACGGTGAGGAGATGCAACGGTCCCGCACGGCTCGCTGCCTACAGCTGCTGGCCCAGGAGATCCGGGACAG CAAGAAATTCCTGtgggaggagctggagctggTGCGGGAAGAAGTGACTTTCATCTATCAGAAGCTCC AAGCCCAGGAGGATGAGATCTCAGAGAACCTCTTGAATATCCAGAAGGTGCAGAAAACCCAGGTGAAGTGCCGGAAG GTTCTGACCAAGATGAAGCAGCAGGCATATGAGCCATCTTCATGGCCAGAGGCTGAGGAGGGCCCTTTGGAAAGCAGTGGCTGCTGGAAGGATGATTTACAGAAGGAGCTGAGTGACATATG GTCTGCTGTCCACAGTCTGCAGAGCTCCATCGATTGTCTTGCCTTGTCCGTGGGCACCAAGCCCAGAGCCTCCAGTCTCAGGG gctccAAGGAACACCGGTGCCTGAGTTCTCAGTATCCCTCCTGGGACTCCGATTCTGACTGGGAGAGACCTTTCAGCAAGAGTGGATCCTATCCTCCTGGTACAGACCCTCCTCAGCCTCTTACCATCCCTTACCATCTGGCCCCCTTGTGA
- the Ccdc159 gene encoding coiled-coil domain-containing protein 159 isoform X3, translated as MNRCDPLLAGLPRDPDYCVSHLRSPPSLSITSWPANQKRGSSSDRALDCMTRWSRTLEPEIVNATSEQTPRIVDWGPEWDSASQPHEAASYSNLDLHKEHCHDQELVKRNHSPTKKSPEPGSSKVKVKNAMLIPDAQKLLRCELESLRTQLQAQTKAFEFLNHSVTMLEKESCLQQIKIQQLEEVLSPTSRQGEKEGQKWGTEQSRQELYGALAQGLQGLQKTLRDGEEMQRSRTARCLQLLAQEIRDSKKFLWEELELVREEVTFIYQKLQAQEDEISENLLNIQKVQKTQVKCRKVLTKMKQQAYEPSSWPEAEEGPLESSGCWKDDLQKELSDICVSWGPVSLSPHRSAVHSLQSSIDCLALSVGTKPRASSLRGSKEHRCLSSQYPSWDSDSDWERPFSKSGSYPPGTDPPQPLTIPYHLAPL; from the exons ATGAACAGGTG CGACCCTCTTTTGGCTGGCCTGCCCCGGGACCCTGACTACTGTGTATCTCATCTCCGCTCACCTCCTTCACTCTCCATCACATCTTGGCCTGCCAACCAGAAGAGGG GGTCCTCCTCAGACAGGGCTTTGGACTGTATGACCCGCTGGTCCAGGACCTTGGAGCCTGAGATCGTCAACGCTACTTCAGAACAAACACCGAGGATTGTGGATTGGGGGCCGGAGTGGGACTCggcatctcagcctcatgagGCTGCCTCCTATTCCAACTTAGACCTGCACAAGGAACATTGTCATGACCAGGAGCTTGTGAAGAGGAACCACAGCCCAACCAAG aAGTCCCCGGAGCCTGGCTCTTCTAAAGTAAAAG TTAAGAACGCCATGCTAATCCCTGATGCTCAGAAGCTCTTGCGATGTGAACTAGAGTCTCTCAGGACCCAGTTGCAGGCTCAGACCAAG gctttTGAGTTCCTGAACCACTCTGTGaccatgctggagaaggagagctGCCTACAGCAGATCAAAATCCAGCAGCTTGAAG AAGTGTTGAGCCCCACAAGCCgccaaggagagaaggaaggccaGAAGTGGGGCACTGAGCAGAGTCGGCAGGAGCTGTATGGGGCCCTGGCCCAAGGTCTGCAGGGCTTGCAGAAGACTCTGAGGGACGGTGAGGAGATGCAACGGTCCCGCACGGCTCGCTGCCTACAGCTGCTGGCCCAGGAGATCCGGGACAG CAAGAAATTCCTGtgggaggagctggagctggTGCGGGAAGAAGTGACTTTCATCTATCAGAAGCTCC AAGCCCAGGAGGATGAGATCTCAGAGAACCTCTTGAATATCCAGAAGGTGCAGAAAACCCAGGTGAAGTGCCGGAAG GTTCTGACCAAGATGAAGCAGCAGGCATATGAGCCATCTTCATGGCCAGAGGCTGAGGAGGGCCCTTTGGAAAGCAGTGGCTGCTGGAAGGATGATTTACAGAAGGAGCTGAGTGACATATG TGTCTCTTGGGGCCCCGTCTCTCTGTCCCCCCACAGGTCTGCTGTCCACAGTCTGCAGAGCTCCATCGATTGTCTTGCCTTGTCCGTGGGCACCAAGCCCAGAGCCTCCAGTCTCAGGG gctccAAGGAACACCGGTGCCTGAGTTCTCAGTATCCCTCCTGGGACTCCGATTCTGACTGGGAGAGACCTTTCAGCAAGAGTGGATCCTATCCTCCTGGTACAGACCCTCCTCAGCCTCTTACCATCCCTTACCATCTGGCCCCCTTGTGA
- the Ccdc159 gene encoding coiled-coil domain-containing protein 159 isoform X13, with product MNRCDPLLAGLPRDPDYCVSHLRSPPSLSITSWPANQKRGSSSDRALDCMTRWSRTLEPEIVNATSEQTPRIVDWGPEWDSASQPHEAASYSNLDLHKEHCHDQELVKRNHSPTKKSPEPGSSKVKVKNAMLIPDAQKLLRCELESLRTQLQAQTKAFEFLNHSVTMLEKESCLQQIKIQQLEEVLSPTSRQGEKEGQKWGTEQSRQELYGALAQGLQGLQKTLRDGEEMQRSRTARCLQLLAQEIRDSKKFLWEELELVREEVTFIYQKLQAQEDEISENLLNIQKVQKTQVKCRKVLTKMKQQAYEPSSWPEAEEGPLESSGCWKDDLQKELSDIWSAVHSLQSSIDCLALSVGTKPRASSLRGSKEHRCLSSQYPSWDSDSDWERPFSKSGSYPPGTDPPQPLTIPYHLAPL from the exons ATGAACAGGTG CGACCCTCTTTTGGCTGGCCTGCCCCGGGACCCTGACTACTGTGTATCTCATCTCCGCTCACCTCCTTCACTCTCCATCACATCTTGGCCTGCCAACCAGAAGAGGG GGTCCTCCTCAGACAGGGCTTTGGACTGTATGACCCGCTGGTCCAGGACCTTGGAGCCTGAGATCGTCAACGCTACTTCAGAACAAACACCGAGGATTGTGGATTGGGGGCCGGAGTGGGACTCggcatctcagcctcatgagGCTGCCTCCTATTCCAACTTAGACCTGCACAAGGAACATTGTCATGACCAGGAGCTTGTGAAGAGGAACCACAGCCCAACCAAG aAGTCCCCGGAGCCTGGCTCTTCTAAAGTAAAAG TTAAGAACGCCATGCTAATCCCTGATGCTCAGAAGCTCTTGCGATGTGAACTAGAGTCTCTCAGGACCCAGTTGCAGGCTCAGACCAAG gctttTGAGTTCCTGAACCACTCTGTGaccatgctggagaaggagagctGCCTACAGCAGATCAAAATCCAGCAGCTTGAAG AAGTGTTGAGCCCCACAAGCCgccaaggagagaaggaaggccaGAAGTGGGGCACTGAGCAGAGTCGGCAGGAGCTGTATGGGGCCCTGGCCCAAGGTCTGCAGGGCTTGCAGAAGACTCTGAGGGACGGTGAGGAGATGCAACGGTCCCGCACGGCTCGCTGCCTACAGCTGCTGGCCCAGGAGATCCGGGACAG CAAGAAATTCCTGtgggaggagctggagctggTGCGGGAAGAAGTGACTTTCATCTATCAGAAGCTCC AAGCCCAGGAGGATGAGATCTCAGAGAACCTCTTGAATATCCAGAAGGTGCAGAAAACCCAGGTGAAGTGCCGGAAG GTTCTGACCAAGATGAAGCAGCAGGCATATGAGCCATCTTCATGGCCAGAGGCTGAGGAGGGCCCTTTGGAAAGCAGTGGCTGCTGGAAGGATGATTTACAGAAGGAGCTGAGTGACATATG GTCTGCTGTCCACAGTCTGCAGAGCTCCATCGATTGTCTTGCCTTGTCCGTGGGCACCAAGCCCAGAGCCTCCAGTCTCAGGG gctccAAGGAACACCGGTGCCTGAGTTCTCAGTATCCCTCCTGGGACTCCGATTCTGACTGGGAGAGACCTTTCAGCAAGAGTGGATCCTATCCTCCTGGTACAGACCCTCCTCAGCCTCTTACCATCCCTTACCATCTGGCCCCCTTGTGA
- the Ccdc159 gene encoding coiled-coil domain-containing protein 159 isoform X2 has protein sequence MWASVVLSDPLLAGLPRDPDYCVSHLRSPPSLSITSWPANQKRGSSSDRALDCMTRWSRTLEPEIVNATSEQTPRIVDWGPEWDSASQPHEAASYSNLDLHKEHCHDQELVKRNHSPTKKSPEPGSSKVKVKNAMLIPDAQKLLRCELESLRTQLQAQTKAFEFLNHSVTMLEKESCLQQIKIQQLEEVLSPTSRQGEKEGQKWGTEQSRQELYGALAQGLQGLQKTLRDGEEMQRSRTARCLQLLAQEIRDSKKFLWEELELVREEVTFIYQKLQAQEDEISENLLNIQKVQKTQVKCRKVLTKMKQQAYEPSSWPEAEEGPLESSGCWKDDLQKELSDICVSWGPVSLSPHRSAVHSLQSSIDCLALSVGTKPRASSLRGSKEHRCLSSQYPSWDSDSDWERPFSKSGSYPPGTDPPQPLTIPYHLAPL, from the exons ATGTG GGCATCCGTGGTCCTCAG CGACCCTCTTTTGGCTGGCCTGCCCCGGGACCCTGACTACTGTGTATCTCATCTCCGCTCACCTCCTTCACTCTCCATCACATCTTGGCCTGCCAACCAGAAGAGGG GGTCCTCCTCAGACAGGGCTTTGGACTGTATGACCCGCTGGTCCAGGACCTTGGAGCCTGAGATCGTCAACGCTACTTCAGAACAAACACCGAGGATTGTGGATTGGGGGCCGGAGTGGGACTCggcatctcagcctcatgagGCTGCCTCCTATTCCAACTTAGACCTGCACAAGGAACATTGTCATGACCAGGAGCTTGTGAAGAGGAACCACAGCCCAACCAAG aAGTCCCCGGAGCCTGGCTCTTCTAAAGTAAAAG TTAAGAACGCCATGCTAATCCCTGATGCTCAGAAGCTCTTGCGATGTGAACTAGAGTCTCTCAGGACCCAGTTGCAGGCTCAGACCAAG gctttTGAGTTCCTGAACCACTCTGTGaccatgctggagaaggagagctGCCTACAGCAGATCAAAATCCAGCAGCTTGAAG AAGTGTTGAGCCCCACAAGCCgccaaggagagaaggaaggccaGAAGTGGGGCACTGAGCAGAGTCGGCAGGAGCTGTATGGGGCCCTGGCCCAAGGTCTGCAGGGCTTGCAGAAGACTCTGAGGGACGGTGAGGAGATGCAACGGTCCCGCACGGCTCGCTGCCTACAGCTGCTGGCCCAGGAGATCCGGGACAG CAAGAAATTCCTGtgggaggagctggagctggTGCGGGAAGAAGTGACTTTCATCTATCAGAAGCTCC AAGCCCAGGAGGATGAGATCTCAGAGAACCTCTTGAATATCCAGAAGGTGCAGAAAACCCAGGTGAAGTGCCGGAAG GTTCTGACCAAGATGAAGCAGCAGGCATATGAGCCATCTTCATGGCCAGAGGCTGAGGAGGGCCCTTTGGAAAGCAGTGGCTGCTGGAAGGATGATTTACAGAAGGAGCTGAGTGACATATG TGTCTCTTGGGGCCCCGTCTCTCTGTCCCCCCACAGGTCTGCTGTCCACAGTCTGCAGAGCTCCATCGATTGTCTTGCCTTGTCCGTGGGCACCAAGCCCAGAGCCTCCAGTCTCAGGG gctccAAGGAACACCGGTGCCTGAGTTCTCAGTATCCCTCCTGGGACTCCGATTCTGACTGGGAGAGACCTTTCAGCAAGAGTGGATCCTATCCTCCTGGTACAGACCCTCCTCAGCCTCTTACCATCCCTTACCATCTGGCCCCCTTGTGA
- the Ccdc159 gene encoding coiled-coil domain-containing protein 159 isoform X4: protein MCDPLLAGLPRDPDYCVSHLRSPPSLSITSWPANQKRGSSSDRALDCMTRWSRTLEPEIVNATSEQTPRIVDWGPEWDSASQPHEAASYSNLDLHKEHCHDQELVKRNHSPTKKSPEPGSSKVKVKNAMLIPDAQKLLRCELESLRTQLQAQTKAFEFLNHSVTMLEKESCLQQIKIQQLEEVLSPTSRQGEKEGQKWGTEQSRQELYGALAQGLQGLQKTLRDGEEMQRSRTARCLQLLAQEIRDSKKFLWEELELVREEVTFIYQKLQAQEDEISENLLNIQKVQKTQVKCRKVLTKMKQQAYEPSSWPEAEEGPLESSGCWKDDLQKELSDICVSWGPVSLSPHRSAVHSLQSSIDCLALSVGTKPRASSLRGSKEHRCLSSQYPSWDSDSDWERPFSKSGSYPPGTDPPQPLTIPYHLAPL from the exons ATGTG CGACCCTCTTTTGGCTGGCCTGCCCCGGGACCCTGACTACTGTGTATCTCATCTCCGCTCACCTCCTTCACTCTCCATCACATCTTGGCCTGCCAACCAGAAGAGGG GGTCCTCCTCAGACAGGGCTTTGGACTGTATGACCCGCTGGTCCAGGACCTTGGAGCCTGAGATCGTCAACGCTACTTCAGAACAAACACCGAGGATTGTGGATTGGGGGCCGGAGTGGGACTCggcatctcagcctcatgagGCTGCCTCCTATTCCAACTTAGACCTGCACAAGGAACATTGTCATGACCAGGAGCTTGTGAAGAGGAACCACAGCCCAACCAAG aAGTCCCCGGAGCCTGGCTCTTCTAAAGTAAAAG TTAAGAACGCCATGCTAATCCCTGATGCTCAGAAGCTCTTGCGATGTGAACTAGAGTCTCTCAGGACCCAGTTGCAGGCTCAGACCAAG gctttTGAGTTCCTGAACCACTCTGTGaccatgctggagaaggagagctGCCTACAGCAGATCAAAATCCAGCAGCTTGAAG AAGTGTTGAGCCCCACAAGCCgccaaggagagaaggaaggccaGAAGTGGGGCACTGAGCAGAGTCGGCAGGAGCTGTATGGGGCCCTGGCCCAAGGTCTGCAGGGCTTGCAGAAGACTCTGAGGGACGGTGAGGAGATGCAACGGTCCCGCACGGCTCGCTGCCTACAGCTGCTGGCCCAGGAGATCCGGGACAG CAAGAAATTCCTGtgggaggagctggagctggTGCGGGAAGAAGTGACTTTCATCTATCAGAAGCTCC AAGCCCAGGAGGATGAGATCTCAGAGAACCTCTTGAATATCCAGAAGGTGCAGAAAACCCAGGTGAAGTGCCGGAAG GTTCTGACCAAGATGAAGCAGCAGGCATATGAGCCATCTTCATGGCCAGAGGCTGAGGAGGGCCCTTTGGAAAGCAGTGGCTGCTGGAAGGATGATTTACAGAAGGAGCTGAGTGACATATG TGTCTCTTGGGGCCCCGTCTCTCTGTCCCCCCACAGGTCTGCTGTCCACAGTCTGCAGAGCTCCATCGATTGTCTTGCCTTGTCCGTGGGCACCAAGCCCAGAGCCTCCAGTCTCAGGG gctccAAGGAACACCGGTGCCTGAGTTCTCAGTATCCCTCCTGGGACTCCGATTCTGACTGGGAGAGACCTTTCAGCAAGAGTGGATCCTATCCTCCTGGTACAGACCCTCCTCAGCCTCTTACCATCCCTTACCATCTGGCCCCCTTGTGA